The following coding sequences lie in one Salarias fasciatus chromosome 7 unlocalized genomic scaffold, fSalaFa1.1 super_scaffold_4, whole genome shotgun sequence genomic window:
- the cldn5b gene encoding claudin-5b, whose protein sequence is MLAACLEFVGLALCVSGSLLVMVACGLPMWKVTAFLDSNIVVAQTIWDGLWMSCVVQSTGQMQCKMHDSVLALTQDLQTARALTVISAVLGVVGLTVTVAGAQCTNCIRDEAVKARVVHAGGVVYIMSGLFVLVPLCWMANNIIVDFYNPQVPESRKRELGAAIYIGWAASALLLLGGTLLCCSFSQGVRGSYPIKYAPTKTITANGDFDKKHYV, encoded by the coding sequence ATGCTCGCCGCGTGTCTGGAGTTCGTGGGCCTGGCGCTGTGCGTGTCGGGCTCGCTGCTGGTGATGGTCGCGTGCGGCCTGCCCATGTGGAAGGTCACCGCCTTCCTCGACTCCAACATCGTGGTGGCGCAGACCATCTGGGACGGCCTGTGGATGTCGTGCGTGGTGCAGAGCACGGGCCAGATGCAGTGCAAGATGCACGACTCGGTGCTGGCCCTCACGCAGGACCTGCAGACGGCGCGCGCGCTCACGGTCATCTCCGCCGTGCTCGGCGTGGTGGGGCTCACGGTGACCGTGGCCGGCGCGCAGTGCACCAACTGCATCAGGGACGAGGCGGTGAAGGCGCGCGTGGTGCACGCGGGAGGCGTGGTGTACATCATGAGCGGGCTCTTCGTGCTCGTGCCGCTCTGCTGGATGGCCAACAACATCATCGTGGACTTCTACAACCCGCAGGTGCCGGAGTCCCGGAAGCGCGAGCTGGGCGCGGCCATCTACATCGGCTGGGCCGCGagcgcgctgctgctgctggggggcacgctgctgtgctgctccttCTCCCAGGGGGTCCGTGGCTCCTACCCCATCAAGTACGCCCCCACCAAGACCATCACGGCCAACGGGGACTTCGACAAGAAGCACTACGTGTAG
- the crybb1 gene encoding beta-crystallin B1, with the protein MSQTAKSASSQGTDAKDKGAPAPAASSKATKTGEPGMGSFRIMLFDQENFQGRMIEVQNECMNVCDRGMDRVRSIIVECGPFVAFEQTNFRGEMFILEKGEYPRWDTWSNSYRSDCLMSLRPIRMDSLEHKICLYELSDFKGNKMEIQEDDVPTLWAHGFCDRVGSVRVPGGAWVGYQYPGYRGYQYLFECGDYRHYNDFCAFQPQIQSMRRIRDMQFHQRGCFTFTSASK; encoded by the exons ATGTCTCAGACCGCCAAGTCCGCCTCCAGCCAGGGCACCGACGCCAAGGACAAGGGAGCCCCGGCCCCCGCCGCCTCCAGCAAGGCCACCAAGACCGGCGAGCCCGGCATGGGATCCTTCAGA ATCATGCTGTTCGACCAGGAGAACTTCCAGGGCCGCATGATCGAGGTCCAGAACGAGTGTATGAACGTGTGTGACCGCGGCATGGACAGAGTGCGCAGTATCATCGTGGAGTGCGGCCC ctttgTTGCCTTCGAGCAGACTAACTTCCGTGGGGAGATGTTCATCCTGGAGAAGGGAGAGTATCCTCGCTGGGACACCTGGAGCAACTCCTACCGCAGTGACTGCCTCATGTCCCTCAGGCCCATCCGCATG GACAGCCTGGAGCACAAGATCTGCCTGTACGAGCTCTCCGACTTCAAGGGCAACAAGATGGAGATCCAGGAGGACGACGTGCCCACCCTGTGGGCGCACGGCTTCTGCGACAGAGTGGGCAGCGTGAGGGTGCCCGGCGGAGC CTGGGTGGGCTACCAGTACCCCGGATACAGAGGCTACCAGTACCTGTTCGAGTGCGGCGACTACAGACACTACAACGACTTCTGCGCCTTCCAGCCCCAGATCCAGTCCATGCGCCGCATCCGGGACATGCAGTTCCACCAGAGAGGAtgcttcaccttcacctccGCCAGCAAGTGA
- the acads gene encoding short-chain specific acyl-CoA dehydrogenase, mitochondrial: MAALFKARKALRLCIGGCRSLTQLAELPDTHQLLRQTCRDYADRELTPIAGKLDKDHVFPAKQIQELGQMGVMAMEVPEELGGAGMDYLAYSLAMEEISRGCASTGVVVSVNNSLYIGPILKFGSEQQKKDWITPFTTGEKVGCFALSEPGNGSDAGAASTTARQDGDEWVLNGTKAWITNSWDAAATVVFATTDKKLKHKGISAFLIPMPHPGLSLGKREDKLGIRASSTANIILEDCRVPLDNMLGPRGAGFKIAMQTLDSGRIGIAAQALGIAQASLDCAADYAQKRNAFGAPIGKLQAVQFKLADMALAVESARLLTWKAAILRDSHKPFIKEAAMAKLAASEAATFCAHQAIQILGGMGYVTDMPAERHYRDARITEIYEGTSEIQRLVIAGQVLKEYQL; this comes from the exons ATGGCTGCACTTTTTAAAGCAAGAAAAG CTCTCCGTTTGTGCATCGGAGGCTGTCGGAGCCTCACCCAGCTGGCCGAGCTGCCGGACACCCACCAGCTCTTGAGACAGACGTGCAGAGACTACGCAGACCGCGAGCTGACGCCCATCGCTGGCAAGCTGGACAAAGATCATGTCTTCCCTGCCAAGCAG atccagGAGCTGGGCCAGATGGGCGTCATGGCCATGGAGGTCCCGgaggagctgggcggagccggGATGGACTACCTGGCCTACAGCCTGGCCATGGAGGAGATCAGCCGGGGCTGCGCCAGCACCGGGGTGGTGGTGTCCGTCAACAAC TCTCTGTACATCGGGCCGATTCTGAAGTTTGGAtcggagcagcagaagaaggaCTGGATCACGCCGTTCACCACCGGAGAGAAGGTGGGCTGCTTCGCCCTCAGCGAGCCAG GTAACGGCAGCGACGCCGGCGCCGCCTCCACGACGGCCCGTCAGGACGGAGACGAGTGGGTGCTGAACGGGACCAAAGCCTGGATCACCAACAGCTGGGACGCCGCGGCCACCGTGGTGTTCGCCACCACCGACAAGAAGCTGAAGCACAAG GGCATCAGCGCCTTCCTCATCCCCATGCCGCACCCGGGCCTCTCTCTGGGCAAGAGGGAGGACAAGCTGGGCATCAGAGCCTCGTCCACCGCCAACATCATCCTGGAGGACTGCAGGGTGCCGCTGGACAACATGCTGGGGCCCCGAGGGGCCGGGTTCAAGATCGCCATG CAAACCCTGGACAGCGGGAGGATCGGCATCGCGGCGCAGGCTCTCGGCATCGCCCAGGCCTCCCTGGACTGCGCCGCCGACTACGCTCAGAAGCGGAACGCGTTCGGGGCGCCCATCGGGAAGCTGCAGGCCGTGCAG TTCAAGCTGGCCGACATGGCGCTGGCGGTGGAGAGCGCCCGCCTGCTCACCTGGAAGGCCGCCATCCTGCGAGACTCGCACAAACCCTTCATCAAG GAGGCGGCGATGGCCAAGCTGGCGGCGTCCGAGGCGGCGACCTTCTGCGCCCATCAG GCCATCCAGATCCTGGGCGGGATGGGCTACGTGACCGACATGCCGGCCGAGCGGCACTACCGCGACGCCAGGATCACCGAGATCTACGAGGGAACCAGCGAGATCCAGCGGCTGGTCATCGCCGGGCAGGTCCTCAAGGAGTACCAGCTATAG